A single region of the Pseudomonas sp. B21-023 genome encodes:
- a CDS encoding allophanate hydrolase subunit 1, producing MSSPIRYSFGADEHLFAEVSDSMSLEAFFKGMAVTRAVERLALDGVLDVCLANASFQIRFDPDRIAPADLLEAVKGAEAEAVAERTLHTRIIEIPVLYNDPWTHETLMRFRDRHQDPNATDLEYAARINGLADVEAFIAAHSGAPWFVSMVGFVAGLPFMFQMVERERQLQVPKYLRPRTDTPKLTLGHGGCFGCIYSVRGAGGYQMFGVTPAPIYDPQQNLGYLKEHMVFFRPGDIVQFKSMDRDAYDHAVAEVEAGRFDLRIRPVAFSLDAFLADPIGYPKSLQEVLA from the coding sequence ATGAGCAGTCCGATTCGCTACAGCTTTGGCGCCGACGAGCATCTGTTTGCCGAAGTCAGCGACAGCATGTCCCTTGAAGCCTTCTTCAAGGGCATGGCCGTCACCCGTGCGGTGGAGCGCTTGGCCCTCGATGGCGTGCTCGACGTGTGCCTGGCCAACGCCTCGTTCCAGATCCGTTTCGACCCGGACCGCATCGCCCCGGCCGATCTGCTCGAAGCGGTGAAGGGCGCCGAAGCCGAGGCCGTGGCCGAGCGCACCCTGCACACCCGGATCATCGAAATCCCGGTGCTCTACAACGATCCGTGGACCCACGAAACCCTGATGCGCTTTCGCGACCGCCACCAGGACCCGAACGCCACGGACCTGGAGTACGCCGCGCGCATCAACGGCTTGGCCGACGTCGAGGCGTTCATCGCCGCCCACAGTGGCGCGCCGTGGTTCGTTTCGATGGTGGGCTTCGTGGCGGGCCTGCCGTTCATGTTCCAGATGGTCGAGCGCGAACGCCAGTTGCAGGTGCCCAAGTACCTGCGACCGCGTACCGACACGCCGAAATTGACCCTGGGCCATGGCGGCTGCTTCGGTTGCATCTACTCGGTGCGTGGCGCCGGTGGCTACCAGATGTTTGGCGTCACTCCGGCACCGATCTATGACCCGCAGCAGAACCTGGGGTACCTGAAGGAACACATGGTGTTCTTCCGTCCCGGCGACATCGTGCAGTTCAAGTCGATGGATCGCGATGCCTATGACCACGCCGTGGCCGAGGTCGAAGCCGGGCGCTTCGACCTGCGCATCCGTCCAGTGGCGTTCTCGCTCGATGCGTTCCTCGCCGACCCGATCGGCTATCCCAAGTCGCTGCAGGAGGTGCTGGCATGA
- a CDS encoding biotin-dependent carboxyltransferase family protein: MIKVLKPGLATSVQDLGREGYYHLGIPPSGALDQYALSAANQLVGNPANSAALECTLLGPELEFQQDALVAVCGAQMTPKVDGVDMHLDTAFEVKAGQVLRFDFPKAGARAYLAVAGGIDVPVVLGSRSTYALGALGGFQGRRLVIGDELPIGAASGKGRVGASLPMALRQSLGGEVTLRVVPGLYYDRLTLAAADSFFAEAWTVGSEADRIGYRFKGGSPLSFQPREQPFGAGSDPSNIVDSCYPIGSIQVPAGLEPIILHRDAVSGGGYAMIGTVISADLDLVGQMQPNQKARFVAVTLEEALQARRSYKKKLSCLSKLFPC, from the coding sequence ATGATCAAGGTACTCAAACCCGGTCTGGCCACCTCAGTGCAGGACCTCGGCCGCGAGGGCTACTACCATCTGGGTATCCCGCCTTCCGGGGCACTGGACCAGTACGCCCTGAGCGCGGCCAACCAGTTGGTGGGCAACCCGGCCAATTCGGCGGCGCTGGAGTGCACGTTACTGGGGCCGGAGCTGGAGTTTCAGCAGGATGCCCTGGTGGCGGTCTGTGGTGCGCAGATGACGCCGAAAGTCGATGGCGTGGACATGCACTTGGACACCGCCTTCGAAGTGAAGGCCGGACAAGTGCTGCGTTTCGATTTTCCCAAGGCTGGCGCGCGGGCTTATCTGGCGGTGGCCGGCGGTATCGATGTACCGGTGGTGCTCGGCAGTCGTTCCACCTACGCGCTGGGGGCGCTGGGTGGTTTTCAGGGGCGCAGGCTGGTGATTGGCGATGAACTGCCGATAGGCGCCGCCAGCGGCAAGGGGCGTGTCGGGGCGAGTCTGCCCATGGCGTTGCGACAGTCGCTGGGAGGGGAGGTCACCCTGCGGGTGGTGCCGGGGCTGTACTACGATCGCTTGACCCTGGCGGCGGCGGACAGCTTTTTCGCCGAAGCCTGGACCGTCGGCTCGGAGGCAGATCGCATCGGCTATCGCTTCAAGGGTGGCAGCCCGCTGAGCTTCCAGCCTCGCGAGCAGCCGTTCGGCGCCGGCTCCGATCCTTCGAACATCGTCGACAGCTGCTACCCGATCGGCTCTATTCAGGTGCCGGCAGGGCTCGAGCCCATCATTCTGCACCGCGATGCAGTGTCCGGTGGCGGCTACGCGATGATCGGCACGGTGATCAGCGCCGACCTCGATCTGGTCGGCCAGATGCAACCCAACCAGAAGGCCCGCTTCGTCGCGGTGACGCTGGAAGAGGCGCTGCAAGCCCGACGTTCCTACAAGAAAAAACTCAGCTGTTTGAGCAAGCTGTTCCCTTGCTGA
- a CDS encoding GNAT family N-acetyltransferase, with the protein MDCLPTLITDRLVLTPLQLEDSPIIQELFPCWEVVRYLDSRVPWPYPEDGALVYVQDIALPAMAAGREWHWMIRMRDDASCTLGSISLYDQPGNNRGFWLAPQWWGKGYMREACRIINAYWFETLSRPVMQVPKAVANDASRRVSEHEGMRLVDVRAGDFVSGRMDVEVWEMTRADWLERSTASR; encoded by the coding sequence ATGGACTGTCTTCCGACGCTTATCACTGATCGGCTGGTTCTCACCCCCCTCCAGTTAGAGGATTCGCCCATCATCCAGGAGCTGTTCCCCTGCTGGGAGGTGGTTCGCTACCTGGACAGTCGTGTCCCATGGCCGTATCCAGAAGACGGGGCGCTGGTCTATGTCCAAGATATCGCCCTGCCCGCCATGGCAGCAGGTCGGGAATGGCACTGGATGATCCGCATGCGCGACGATGCCAGCTGCACCCTGGGTAGCATCAGTTTGTATGATCAGCCTGGAAACAACAGAGGCTTCTGGCTCGCCCCACAGTGGTGGGGAAAGGGCTACATGCGCGAGGCATGCCGGATCATCAATGCCTATTGGTTCGAGACACTGTCGCGTCCGGTCATGCAGGTCCCCAAAGCTGTTGCCAACGACGCATCTCGCAGGGTCTCGGAACATGAGGGTATGCGCTTGGTAGACGTGCGGGCAGGAGATTTTGTATCTGGACGGATGGATGTCGAAGTATGGGAGATGACTCGTGCTGACTGGTTAGAAAGGTCGACTGCCAGTCGCTAG
- a CDS encoding GFA family protein: protein MRITGQCRCGQVTLEIVARQLPPLYACHCLNCQRWSGSAFGLHMLSAASAVQVSGETAIFEHEHQGQTSTQHACGTCHTRLFNETTAAPGMRVVRAGILEGAERFEPVAHIWTRRKQPWLVLPGAIAQWQESPTPEAFAAALG, encoded by the coding sequence ATGAGAATCACCGGTCAGTGCCGATGTGGGCAAGTCACCCTTGAGATCGTGGCGCGGCAATTGCCGCCGCTGTATGCCTGCCACTGTTTGAACTGCCAGCGCTGGAGCGGCAGTGCGTTTGGTCTGCACATGCTGAGCGCGGCTTCGGCTGTTCAGGTGTCTGGCGAAACGGCGATCTTTGAGCATGAACACCAAGGTCAAACGTCTACCCAACATGCCTGCGGTACATGTCATACCCGGCTGTTCAACGAGACGACGGCAGCACCCGGCATGCGAGTGGTACGGGCCGGCATCCTGGAAGGGGCTGAGCGCTTCGAGCCGGTTGCGCATATCTGGACTCGGCGCAAGCAGCCATGGCTGGTGCTGCCGGGAGCAATCGCACAATGGCAGGAGAGCCCCACGCCAGAAGCATTTGCCGCCGCATTAGGGTAA
- a CDS encoding LysR family transcriptional regulator — translation MIAFHGLGQKIKLGATVGQECMSGIEWESQRVFLAVLRSGSLSGAAKLLGIAQATARRRLDCLEHALGVSLFTRTPQGLTPTAGAQRLIEHVEAMDLAAQTFNRMASSEASMDHGTVRLTCGELLGVEVLPDLLRPFHYEHVGLKLELSISDALEDIARLQSDIAVRLMRPNEADITVRRVGSLQIGIHASAGCLERYGNPTSLLSLRQRPLIGPDRRSADLRRFIDSGLCDADQHFAIASDSHLAQLAALRAGLGFGLCPTQIAKSLGLVHVLPHDFGFEVEVWIAMHNDLRKINRIAQAFEVLGEQLHQYLCLADQ, via the coding sequence ATGATCGCTTTTCACGGGCTCGGGCAGAAGATCAAATTAGGAGCAACTGTTGGCCAAGAATGTATGAGCGGTATTGAATGGGAAAGCCAGCGTGTATTTCTCGCCGTGTTGCGCTCTGGTAGCCTGAGCGGCGCGGCGAAGCTGCTGGGTATCGCCCAGGCCACTGCGCGCCGGCGCCTCGACTGTCTTGAACACGCTCTCGGTGTGAGTCTGTTCACCCGCACACCTCAAGGACTGACGCCTACTGCCGGAGCGCAGCGCCTGATCGAACATGTGGAGGCCATGGATCTGGCCGCGCAAACCTTCAACCGCATGGCCAGCTCTGAAGCGTCGATGGATCACGGTACAGTCCGGCTGACCTGTGGCGAGTTGCTTGGCGTCGAAGTATTGCCCGACCTGCTGCGCCCTTTCCATTACGAACACGTCGGACTCAAACTTGAGCTGAGCATAAGCGATGCCCTTGAAGACATCGCCAGGCTGCAATCGGATATTGCGGTGCGGCTGATGCGGCCCAATGAAGCGGATATCACGGTGCGGCGTGTCGGCAGTTTGCAGATTGGCATCCATGCCAGTGCCGGGTGCCTGGAGCGCTACGGTAATCCAACCTCCCTGCTGTCGCTGCGCCAGCGACCGCTGATCGGGCCAGACAGACGCTCAGCGGATTTGCGTCGGTTTATCGACTCTGGTCTGTGCGATGCCGACCAGCATTTCGCCATTGCCTCTGATTCTCACCTTGCTCAGCTGGCCGCTCTGAGAGCGGGCTTAGGCTTCGGGCTCTGCCCGACGCAAATCGCAAAATCGCTCGGACTGGTACATGTGCTACCACACGATTTTGGCTTTGAGGTTGAGGTGTGGATCGCAATGCACAATGACCTGCGCAAAATTAACAGGATCGCTCAGGCGTTCGAGGTTCTTGGAGAGCAGTTACATCAGTATCTATGCTTAGCCGATCAGTGA
- a CDS encoding LysR family transcriptional regulator — protein MDRFVAMQAFARVVETGSFTKAAATLHMSKTTVTQLIQQLEARLRVRLLNRTTRKVNVTADGAAYYERVVRLLADMDDAETSLSSASMAPRGRLRVDVPSPLARMLLIPALPGFFARYPEIQLTVGVSDRIVDIIGENVDCVVRGGDITDQSLVARHVGDLKLGIYATPGYLQRFGTPVHPLELEEGQHKTVGFLWFRTGKTLPYAMHRGDERLEVQARPQLTVDDGNAYLAAGLAGLGMLWLPQYMAKPHLISGELLPLFEDWHMSPMPMYLAFPPNRHVSAKVRVFIEWITELMVEHAPVRG, from the coding sequence ATGGACCGATTCGTTGCAATGCAGGCGTTTGCCCGGGTGGTGGAAACCGGCAGTTTCACCAAGGCGGCCGCCACCCTGCACATGAGCAAGACCACCGTGACGCAGCTCATTCAGCAGCTGGAAGCAAGGCTGCGCGTGCGCCTGCTCAACCGCACCACACGCAAGGTCAATGTCACCGCCGACGGCGCGGCCTACTACGAACGCGTCGTCCGGTTACTGGCAGACATGGACGACGCCGAGACCAGCTTGTCCAGCGCGTCGATGGCGCCGCGCGGTCGGCTGCGGGTGGATGTACCCAGCCCGCTGGCGCGAATGCTGCTCATACCCGCCTTGCCGGGGTTCTTTGCACGTTATCCGGAAATCCAGCTGACGGTGGGCGTGAGCGATCGCATCGTCGACATCATTGGTGAAAACGTTGACTGCGTGGTGCGTGGCGGCGACATCACCGACCAGTCCTTGGTGGCAAGGCATGTGGGCGATCTGAAACTCGGCATCTATGCCACGCCCGGTTATCTGCAGCGCTTCGGGACGCCGGTTCACCCCCTTGAGCTGGAGGAAGGCCAGCACAAAACCGTTGGCTTTCTCTGGTTTCGTACAGGCAAAACTTTGCCCTACGCGATGCACCGTGGTGATGAACGCTTGGAGGTCCAGGCGCGCCCGCAACTGACGGTCGATGACGGCAATGCGTACCTTGCCGCCGGCCTGGCTGGCCTCGGAATGCTCTGGCTGCCGCAGTACATGGCCAAACCCCACCTGATCAGCGGCGAACTGCTGCCACTGTTCGAAGACTGGCACATGTCGCCGATGCCGATGTACCTGGCCTTCCCGCCGAATCGCCATGTCAGCGCCAAGGTGCGGGTGTTTATCGAGTGGATAACCGAATTGATGGTCGAGCATGCGCCGGTGAGAGGCTGA
- a CDS encoding RidA family protein, which translates to MSSKRDVVFPPDRHALYELHRYSPAIRSNGFLFVSGQVGSRKDGSAEPDLAAQVRLAFANLNAILAEAGGSFEDVVDTTIFMVDSDSTFETIWEVAAEYWGEAPYPTVTAIGVTWLSGFDFEIKVIAKLPQ; encoded by the coding sequence ATGTCCAGCAAACGTGATGTCGTTTTCCCGCCAGATCGCCATGCTTTGTACGAGTTGCACCGCTACTCGCCGGCGATTCGCTCCAATGGTTTTCTGTTCGTATCCGGTCAGGTCGGCAGCCGCAAGGATGGTTCGGCCGAGCCTGACCTCGCGGCGCAGGTTCGCCTGGCCTTTGCCAATCTAAACGCGATCCTGGCCGAGGCCGGTGGTAGTTTCGAGGATGTGGTTGATACGACCATCTTCATGGTCGACTCCGACTCGACATTCGAAACCATCTGGGAGGTGGCAGCCGAGTATTGGGGCGAGGCGCCTTATCCCACGGTGACCGCTATCGGCGTGACCTGGCTGTCCGGCTTCGATTTCGAGATCAAGGTGATCGCGAAACTGCCGCAATAG
- a CDS encoding DUF3077 domain-containing protein, translating into MEQASVLLDSARRASFIGVMDNEPVLVWASHYLSDMAKALMDDAHMGILKKV; encoded by the coding sequence ATGGAGCAGGCCTCTGTGCTGCTCGACAGCGCCCGTCGGGCGTCTTTCATCGGCGTGATGGACAACGAACCGGTGCTGGTCTGGGCCTCGCATTACCTGAGCGATATGGCCAAGGCATTGATGGATGATGCGCATATGGGGATTTTGAAGAAGGTGTGA